In the Diprion similis isolate iyDipSimi1 chromosome 2, iyDipSimi1.1, whole genome shotgun sequence genome, one interval contains:
- the LOC124413478 gene encoding trichohyalin-like, with product MRRTRHVVLPVRSWEHVGLLIVSLACLTLGLVSRDREGQAGSLAGPDLQHCAPHKVDACPNETSLARTAFNDDSAKPSSGLTNPTEQPIEYQTTVSISRDNRDSRSTRRISRLDVSRSAKGRDARLLEERDGRWARQSRDSRSVNRDSRVRNVQASPDRRNTLHLSVERRSEDQTRRIRVARSLDRDFVSRNSRFASERRNANFQRSSERGNDRLARSVRQSAPLSGRTEREDGRLIRESRNARLEERNSVSRNAESLSRSRRDVRSLKRDFSSEKSRLQTTEYRAERQNRLVRESRNLERDSAARTSRIAFDRSSQRVHDTRSLDRADPITRTDRSSAVRNSDARLSVREAETRDFRARISRSTSERREDRLTRRVREARLYENNRAIRSSRHHDERRETRDFRSLERDSAARITGSTLERVDRRSNRQVRATRFLERESRVRNADLTRDRRTDIRAAEGRVESRNQKLDEVRRQLERESARRSLHDSATDLRVIRRTRDERMVERVRSLRSTERTPRTTSVRRTGNDGKEFLSRDAKTAVNDEALIVARRALDRSVSGRRGQPQVKGEKSGADRRRERIARETRASGLSRAEENRNVRTRRAVVLPQTPVIEHQDNRDDRRGKMANRDERFVSANIFNKQISPSTTYEGLRQTVILVLCALYGASLYSRKGSLARNIITHANRFLIW from the exons ATGCGACGAACAAGACACGTGGTGTTGCCAGTTCGTTCCTGGGAGCACGTGGGACTCTTGATAGTCTCGTTAGCGTGCCTAACTCTGGGACTTGTGTCTCGAGACAGGGAAGGCCAGGCAGGAAGTCTCGCTGGACCCGATCTACAGCACTGCGCTCCGCATAA GGTGGATGCATGCCCAAACGAAACTTCACTTGCCCGGACGGCTTTCAACGACGACTCGGCGAAACCCTCTTCAGGACTAACGAACCCCACTGAACAACCGATCGAATATCAAACCACCGTTTCTATAAGCCGGGATAATCGCGATTCCAGATCCACCCGCCGGATTTCGCGACTCGACGTTTCTCGATCCGCCAAAGGAAGAGACGCCCGTCTTTTAGAAGAACGAGACGGTCGTTGGGCCCGTCAATCGCGGGATTCTCGATCTGTGAACCGAGATTCCCGAGTCAGGAATGTCCAGGCATCACCTGACCGCCGGAATACTCTGCATCTCTCTGTAGAACGCCGAAGCGAAGACCAAACCCGACGGATCCGAGTAGCTCGATCCCTTGACCGCGATTTCGTTAGTCGAAATTCACGATTCGCGAGCGAACGTAGGAACGCGAACTTCCAGCGATCTTCAGAACGCGGAAACGATAGACTGGCTCGATCGGTTCGACAATCTGCACCTCTTTCGGGGAGGACTGAACGCGAAGACGGCCGTCTGATCCGGGAATCTCGAAACGCTCGACTCGAAGAACGTAATTCGGTATCCAGGAACGCGGAAAGCTTGAGCAGATCGCGACGCGATGTTCGCTCCCTAAAACGCGATTTCTCGAGCGAAAAATCGAGGCTGCAAACAACCGAGTATCGCGCCGAACGGCAAAACCGGCTCGTACGCGAATCGCGAAATTTGGAACGCGATTCTGCGGCTAGAACCTCGCGAATAGCTTTCGACCGATCAAGCCAACGTGTCCACGACACCCGATCTCTAGACCGCGCAGATCCGATAACGAGAACCGATCGATCATCCGCAGTTCGGAATTCGGACGCTCGGCTATCGGTGCGAGAAGCagaaactcgtgattttcgaGCCAGGATTTCACGGTCAACCTCAGAACGCCGGGAAGACCGACTCACTCGTCGTGTCCGAGAAGCTCGCTTGTACGAAAACAATCGTGCAATCAGATCCTCGCGCCACCATGACGAACGCCGAGAAACTCGCGATTTCCGGTCTCTCGAACGCGATTCCGCAGCCAGAATCACAGGTTCCACCCTCGAACGCGTCGATCGCAGATCAAACCGCCAGGTCCGAGCCACTCGCTTCCTTGAACGCGAGTCCCGAGTCAGAAATGCCGATTTGACCCGCGATCGCAGAACAGATATTCGCGCTGCAGAAGGTAGAGTCGAATCGCGGAACCAAAAGCTCGACGAGGTTCGTCGTCAGCTGGAACGCGAATCTGCGAGGAGGAGTCTTCATGACTCTGCAACGGATCTTCGAGTAATCCGTCGCACCCGAGATGAGAGGATGGTCGAAAGGGTGCGAAGTCTGCGATCGACCGAGCGAACTCCTCGGACGACTTCCGTTCGGCGAACCGGAAACgatggaaaagaatttttatcaaggGATGCTAAGACTGCGGTGAATGATGAGGCGTTGATCGTAGCGCGACGAGCCCTCGATCGATCGGTTTCCGGAAGACGAGGTCAGCCCCAAGTTAAGGGTGAAAAATCGGGTGCCGATCGTCGGCGGGAACGCATCGCGAGGGAAACGAGGGCTTCCGGATTATCTCGAGCCGAGGAAAATCGAAACGTTCGCACTCGTCGAGCGGTTGTTTTACCCCAAACACCCGTGATCGAACACCAGGATAACCGTGACGATAGACGCGGCAAAATGGCAAATCGAGATGAACGATTCGTGTCtgcgaatatttttaacaaacaGATTTCACCCTCGACAACGTACGAAGGACTCAGGCAAACCGTTATCCTAGTCCTTTGCGCGCTTTACGGAGCTTCTCTGTACAGCAGGAAGGGTTCACTCGCGAG GAATATTATAACGCACGCGAATCGCTTCCTGATTTGGTAA